In the genome of Streptomyces aquilus, the window GCGATGACGCGGGTCCACGCCTCGCGGTCGCCGGAGACCCCGGCGAGTTCGGTGCCGACCGCGAACTGCTCGACGCCGGTGTCCGCCGCGAGGTCGGCGTAGTGGGTGATGAAGCGGCGGTACGAGGTGAACCAGGCGGCCCGGTCGCGGGGGCGGATCTCGGCGCGGTCGCCGTCGCCGGGCAGGTCCACGTGCGGCTTGAGCATCACCTGGAGGCCGAGCCGATGCGCACGGCGCACGATCCGGCGCAGGCTCGCGTCGCTCGCGGTCTCCTCGGTGCGGTGCATCTCCGTGTCGCTTCGGTGCCGCTGGTACCAGGTGGGGGTGAAGGTGACCCAGCGGGCGCCGGTGGCCTTGATGTCCTGGAGGTAGCGGGGGGCGGCGGGGCTGTCGTAGTCGGTGCGGTACCAGGAGGGCAGGGTGATGCCGCGCAGGGGCGCCGCCGGTTTCCTGTCGTCGGAGGCGCCGGTGGTGGTGCAGCCCGCGGCGGCGAGGAGGGCCGCCGCCGCTGCCGCGGCGACGACCCTCCTCCTGGCGGTGGTCCGCCTCACAGGCTCGTCGGGCTGACGAAGGTGTAGCCCAGGGCCTTGATGCCGTCGACCGTGTCCTTGAGCGGCTGGGTCGGGTAGTACGGGTGGTAGAAGAAGCTGGCGAACCCGTCCCGGACGGCCAGGTTGGCCTTGGCCGAGGCGATCAGGTCGGCCGGCAGCCTCGGCGGGTGGTTGTTGAAGGCGTCCGGTTCGTAGTTGCCGATGTTCTCGGGCAGCACCTTGGTGCCGTAGACGTCCTTCACGACGTACGGGAAGAACTGGCCGATGAACACGTTGGGTCCGGCGGAGTTGCCGCTGAGCGTTCCGGAGAAGTACAGCGAACGCTCCAGGCGGGCCGCGAAGTTGGCGCTGATGGCCTTGTAGTCGGTGGCCGAACCCGCGTAGTGCGGGGTGGTCCACAGCGTCGGCTTCGGCAGTCCGACGGCGGCGAACGCGGCCAGCGCGCTGGTCACCCTGCCCTGCGCCCAGACGGTGGAGTCCTCGGCGACGGGGCCGTCGTAGACGACGTTGTCCGAGGCGTCGACGTGCGCCCGGTAGAACTCGAAGTCGTCGCCGGTGACGCCGTTGTAGGGGTTGGCGACATTGCCGTACTGGTGCGTGTAGCCGTGGTCCATCAGGACCGCGCCCCTGGCCAGCATGTACTTCAGGGCGCTGACGACCTGCGGCCGCTGGGCGAGCGTGATCGTCTGCGGGACGCCGTTGTTGTAGGTGCCGTTGGGGTCCTTGTAGACCGGGATCACGTTGATGCCGTACGGGATGTTCTGCGACTTGAGGTAGTCGGCCGTCGCGCGCAGCTCGGCCGGGTCCGAGTCGGGGCTGATGTCCTCCAGGCGCAGCAGCGCGCGGTGCCGTTCGGCGGTGGCCGGCGCGAGGGCGTCGAAGAGGAGGTCCTCCAGGGCGATGATCCGGTCGCTCTCGGAGACGTACGCGAACGGGATCTCACCGATGTAGGTGAGGTTGGAGGAGCGGACCGCCCATCCGAAGGTGTGCCCGTTGGAGGTGTCGAGGCCCTCCGCGAGCCGGGTGACGGCGGGGTAGCCGGGGCCGGTGAGGACGTTGGGGCGCAGCACGCCGCCGTCCTGGCCCGCCGGGATCTTCCGGGTCAGGGCCTGGTTCTTGTACGCCACCTGCGTCACGGTGCCGATCGATCCGCCGTCCTCGTAGTACGACGTCGTCGGGTCCCAGCCGTACTTCTGCGTGAACTGGGCTACGCCCACCGAGTTCGCCATGTTCCAGATGTTGGCACCCATCCACAGCACGGGCTTGGTCGTGGTGGCGGCGTCCTGGTAGAAGGCGGCCGGGATGGCGTCCGGGACGTCGCAGCAGTAGTAGGTCGAGCCGATGTAGATCACGGCCGTGTACGTGTCGACCAGACCGGCCGTGTACTGCTGGACCGGCTTGGCGGTCACGGTGCCGAAATGGCCCGCGAGGTTGGCCGCGGCCATGGCGTACAGCTCGCCCAACTGCCCGTAGGGGCCCGCCGTGTCGTAGAGCACGAGGGTGCTCGGGTCGGCCGCGGCGGCGACCTCGGCGTCGGCGGCCCGGAGCAGGGCGGCCTGGCGGGTCACGGTCGTGGCGGTGCGGGCCGGGAAGACCGCGGTGGTCGACAGCGTGGTCGCGGAGGTCTTCGCACGGGCCTTGTCGTGGCGGGCGTCGTCGGCCTTGAGCTGGGCCTTCGCCCAGCCTTTGAGGTCGACGCGATTCATTCCGGATTTCCCGCCGACGTTTTCATGGCCATGTCCATGACCTTTTGGTGCGGCCTGGGCGCCGGCGGCCAGGAAAGTGCCGCTCAACAGGGCGGCGATCAGCAGCAGGAGCACGGAAAACTTCGAGATTCCTCGTCGCCGAGGACGGATCAACGGTCTCACGATCATTCCCCCCACTTTGCCTTGTCTTGGCAAAGGTTTTTCCCAATAGGAAGTCACCGATTCTTCTGACCGGCATGAACGGTGTCAATGGATCGAAGGGTGAATTCCTGAGCGCCAGGTGACCCTACCGGAAGATCGGACTTGTCCTTTTTCCGAATAGTCTTCTGACCCGCCCTCGGCGTCTGCTACGTTCACCTCGGCGCGATGGGGACGCGCTGTGAAATGTGGGGGGACAATGTACGGACGACCCGCCCTGGGGGCTCTGCTGCCCCTGGCAGGGGCGATGGCCGCGCCAGAAGCTGTACCGGGGCTACCTTTGGCCAAAGCGCTACAGGCGACGGCGGGGGCCGGATTTCTGTTCTATTGTTTGACGGCCTGTCTGATATTGCTGGCCCGGGCACGACTGCGCCGCCAGGCACAAAGAACGCGGGCCGACGAAAGGATGCAGGTCGGCGCCGGGGGCAGCCATGATCACTGAACTGCTCCTGTGGTCGAGCATCACTCTGATCATTATGGCCGGGTGCTACAACACGAGTCTCTTTCTGTTGTCGAGGCGCAGAATTCGCCGTTCCCGAACCGACCGGAGAGACCGGTTCTACGTATTTCTCCTCGCCTGTCTGAACGAGGAGAAAGTGCTTTCTGAAAGCCTGGAGCGGATCACTTCGCTGCCCGCCCGGAATTTCATGGCGCTGGTCATCGACGACGGCTCGGACGACCGCACCTTCCAGGTCGCCCGGGCCGCCGATCCGAGCCTGGTCCATGTGCACCGGCGTACCCCGCCGAACTGCCGCAAGGGCAAGGGCGCCGCCCTCAACGACGGGGTCCGGCACCTGCGCGCGTCCGGCCTGCTCGGCGGCCACGATCCGGCGGACGTGGTCCTGTGCGTGGTCGACGCCGACGGACGGCTCGATCCGCATGTCGTGCAGTCGGTCGACCCGTACTTCGACGACCCGAGGACGGGCGCGGTACAGGTCTGCGTCCGCATGTACAACCGGCACCTCGGGCTGCTCGCCCGCATGCAGGACATGGAGTTCGTCGTCTACGGCGACGTCTTCCAGAGCGCCCGCCGCTACATCGGCAGCGTCGGCATGGGCGGCAACGGCCAGTTCATGCGGCTGTCGGCGCTCGACACCCTGGACGGCGACGGCCCGTGGAGCGACAGCCTCACCGAGGACCTCGACCTCGGCGTGCGGCTGATCGCCAAGGGCTGGACCAACCAGCACTGCACCACCGCCGCGGTCTCCCAGCAGGCCGTGCTCAGCCTGCGGCGCCTGATCCGCCAGCGATCCCGCTGGTTCCAGGGTCATTTGCAGTCGGCCGGACTCGTCCCGCTCATCCTCAGGGACGTCCCCACGAAGGCCGCGGTCGACCTGCTGTACCACCTCTCCAGCCCGGTGCTGATCCTGCTCACCTCGCTGCTGCCGCTGTCCTTCCTCGTCGCCTTCGGCGCCACCGTCGTGGCCTCCGTCCAGGTCGGCCATCCGCTGGTCTCGCCCATGTGGCTGCTCGGCCCGTATCTGCTGTCGTTCACGGCCGCCTACGCGTACGGCTACGTGTACGCCAAGCGGGAACGGGAGCTGGGCCTGGTCCGCTCGGTCCTGCTCGCCCATGTCTTCGTCTTCTACGGCTACATCTGGTTCGCGGCCGGCTGGTGGGGCTTCTGGCGGATGCTCACCGGCCAGCGCGGCTGGCTCAAGACGGCACGCACCTGACGACATCCGTACCGCTCCACTGAGGACATTCAGGCCGCGCCGGGTCCCCGCGCGGGTCCTCGCCTCACCTCTCATCACCCTCACGTGATCGCTGCGCCGATCACGCATGCCCAAGGGGGGCACCCATGTCCACACCTCCGACAACCATGCCCGTGCACGCCATGCTGGTGCTCGGCACCCGGCCGGAAGCGATCAAACTGGCGCCCGTGGCGCGGGCGATGGCCGCCGGCCCGCAGTTCGAGCCGATCGTCGTCACCACCGGCCAGCACCGCGAGATGCTCCACCAGATGCTCGGCATGCTGGGCGTCGACGTCCGCATCGCCCTCGACGTGATGCGCACCCGGCAGCAGCTCTCCGATCTGACCGCCCGGCTGGTCCGGGAGCTCGGCACGGTGCTGCGGGAGCAGCGGCCGGACCTGGTGGTGGTGCAGGGGGACACCACCACCGCGCTGGCGGGTGCCCTGGCCGCCTTCTACGAGAAGATCCCGGTCGCCCATGTCGAGGCGGGCCTGCGCACCGGTGTCATCGACAACCCGTTCCCGGAGGAGCTCAACCGCAGCCTCATCGGCCGGATCGCCCGCTGGCACTTCGCCCCGACCCCGGCCGCCGCCCGGCATCTGACCGACGAGGGCGTCCCGGACGAGCAGGTGTTCATCACCGGCAACACCGTCATCGACAACCTGCTGTGGGTGCTGGCCGAGGGCAGCGGCACCTCCGCGTTCGGCACCGACGACAACGCCTGCCCGGCCCGCGACGGCGACATGATCCGCCGGGCAGGCCCCAAGCGCATCCTGGTCACCCTGCACCGCCGGGAGAACCAGGGCGAGCGGATGCGCGGCATGGGGCGGGCGCTGACCCGGCTCGCCCGGCGCGGGGACGTGGAGATCGTGCTGCCGCTGCACAAGAGTCCGGCCGTACGGGACGCGCTGCTGCCCGAACTCGACGGCCAGCGGGGCGTCAAGCTCGTCGAGCCGCTCGACTACCTGGACTTCGCGGCGACGCTGGCCGAGTGCGACCTCGTGCTCACCGACTCCGGCGGCATCCAGGAGGAGGCCCCGAGCCTCGCCAAGCCCTCGCTGGTGCTGCGGACGACGACCGAGCGGCCCGAGGCGGTGGAGGCGGGCGCGGCCCGGCTGATCGGCACGGACCCGGACGCCATCGTCACCTGGGCGGAACGGCTCCTGGACGACCCGGTGGAGTACCGGCGGATGGCGACCGCGGGCAATCCCTTCGGCGACGGCGAGGCCGCGCGCCGCATCCTGGGTCAGCTGGCCGAGGACTTCGCCGCCGATGTCCCGGTCGGCCTGACGACATCCGGGCCATACTCGACGGCATGACACTCAGGGGTCGTCGCCTCATCGGACTGGCGCTGGCTCTCGCCCTGGCCGCGATCGTCGCGATCACCGTGAGCCAGTGCCAGGGCGACGACTCCCCGCCCCCCAAGCCCTGGATCGACGGCACCACGCACGGCCGCTGGCTGTCGGTGTTCAACGGCATGGGCACCAACCACGGCGACGACTCCTCGCTCACCCTCTCCCCCATGGCCGCCGAGGACCCGGGCACCACCCACGCCGGTCTGGTGGTGAGCACGGCCGTCTACACGGACGTGCGCTACGAGGCCCGGATGCGGACGGTGAAGCAGCTGCGCTCACCGAAGCCGAACCCGTGGGAAGTGCCGTGGCTGGTCTGGGCGTACACCGACCCGGAGCACTTCTACTACATCACCCTCAAGCCGAACGGCTGGGAGCTCGGCAAGCGCGACCCCGCCTACCCGGGCGGCCAGCGCTTCCTGGCGACGGGACGGACCCAGTACCCGGTGGGTCCTTGGTACGACGTGCGGGTCGAACAGCGCGGGGCGGCGCTGTCCGTGGCGGTCGACGGCACCCCGCTGGTGAAGTTCACGGACGCCGAACTGCCGTACGACGAGGGGCGGGTGGGCGCCTACTCGGAGGACGCGACGGTGGAGTTCGAGGGCCTGGAGGCGTCTTCCGGCTGAAACGCCCGCCGACGGGAAGGCGCCCTCCGACTGCACGCGCCCTCCGGCTGAAAGAGGCGACGGCGCCTCCCCATCGTCCGGTCGGGGACGAGATGGGCAGGCGCCGTCAGCGTTCCGTACGCCGTTGTACGGGACGTCTTTTGAGGGACCGTCAGACCATCAGCGCGCGGTCCGTCGGGCGGATCGGCGCCGGCAGGTCGCTGGTGCCGGTCAGGAACCGGTCGGTGCCGCGGGCGGCCGAGCGGCCCTCCGCGATCGCCCACACGATGAGCGACTGGCCGCGGCCCGCGTCACCGGCGACGAAGACACCGGGCACGTTGGTCTGGAAGTCGGCGTCGCGGGCGATGTTGCCGCGCTCGTCGAGCTCCAGGCCGAACTGGTCGACCAGGCCGTTCTCCCGGTCGGTGCCGGTGAAGCCCATGGCCAGCGTCACCAGCTGGGCGGGGATCTTGCGCTCCGTGCCCGGCTTCGGGGTCAGCTTGCCGTCGATGAACTCCACCTCGGTGAGGTGCAGCCACTGGACGTTGCCGTCCTCGTCGCCCTCGAAGTGGGTGGTGGAGACGGAGTAGACCCGCTCACCGCCCTCCTCGTGCGCGGACGTGACCTTGTAGAGCATCGGGAAGGTCGGCCAGGGCTGGCCGGCGTTCCGCTCGTCGCCCGGGCGGGGCATGATCTCCAGCTGCGTGACCGAGGCCGCGCCCTGGCGGTGGGCGGTGCCCACGCAGTCGGCGCCGGTGTCGCCGCCGCCGATGACCACGACGTGCTTGCCCTCGGCGGAGATCGGGGCGGTGACGTAGTCACCCTCCTGCACCTTGTTGGCCAGGGGCAGGTACTCCATGGCCTGGTAGATGCCCTTGAGCTCGCGGCCCGGGACCGGCAGGTCACGCGCGGTGGTCGCACCGGCGGCGATGACGACGGCGTCGTACCGCTTCTTCAGGTCGGTCGCCTTGAGGTCGCGGCCGATCTCGATGCCGGTGCGGAAGCGGGTGCCCTCCGCGCGCATCTGCTCGATGCGGCGGTTGATGTGCCGCTTCTCCATCTTGAACTCGGGGATGCCGTACCGGAGGAGACCACCGATGCGGTCCGCGCGCTCGTACACGGCGACCGTGTGACCGGCCCGGGTGAGCTGCTGCGCGGCGGCGAGGCCGGCCGGCCCTGAGCCGATGACGGCGACGGTCTTGCCGGACAGGCGCTCGGGGATCTGCGGCGCGACGTCACCGGTGTCCCACGCCTTGTCGATGATCGAGACCTCGACGTTCTTGATGGTGACCGGCGGCTGGTTGATGCCGAGCACGCACGCCGCCTCGCAGGGCGCGGGGCAGAGGCGACCGGTGAACTCCGGGAAGTTGTTGGTCGCGTGCAGCCGCTCGCTGGCGGCGGCCCAGTCCTCGCGGTAGGCGTAGTCGTTCCACTCGGGGATGAGGTTCCCCAGCGGACAGCCGTTGTGACAGAACGGGATGCCGCAGTCCATGCAGCGGCTGGCCTGCTTGCTGATGATCGGCAGCAGGGAGCCGGGGACGTAGACCTCGTTCCAGTCCTTCAGCCGGACGTCGACGGGGCGGGACTTGGCGACCTCACGGCCGTGGTTCAGGAAGCCCTTCGGGTCAGCCATTGATCGCCGCCTCCATCATCTTCTCGGTGATCTCGGTCTCGGAGAGACCGGCCTGCTCGGCGGCGACCTTGGCGGCGAGCACTGCCTTGTACGTGCTGGGGATGATCTTGCTGAAGCGCTCCACGGACGCGTCCCAGTCGACGAGCAGCTTCTCGGCCACCGTCGAGCCGGTGTCCTCGGCGTGGCGGCGCACCACGTCGTGCAGCCACTGCTTGTCGCTGTCGTCCAGCGCCTCCACGGCGTCCACGTTGCCGACGTTGACGTTGTCCCGGTCGAGGTCGATGACGTACGCGACGCCACCGGACATGCCGGCCGCGAAGTTGCGGCCCGTCGGGCCGAGGACCACCGCGTGCCCGCCGGTCATGTACTCGCAGCCGTGGTCGCCCACGCCCTCCGAGACCACCAGGGCACCGGAGTTGCGGACGCAGAACCGCTCGCCGGTACGGCCGCGCAGGAAGAGCTCGCCGCCGGTCGCGCCGTACGCGATCGTGTTGCCCGCGATCGTCGAGTACTCGGCGAGGTGGTCGGCGCCCCGGTCGGGACGGACGATCACCCGGCCGCCGGAGAGGCCCTTGCCGACGTAGTCGTTGGCGTCGCCCTCCAGGCGCAGCGTGATGCCGCGCGGGAGGAAGGCGCCGAAGGACTGGCCCGCGGAGCCGGTGAAGGTGATGTCGATGGTGTCGTCGGGCAGGCCCGCGCCACCGAACTTCTTCGTCACCTCGTGGCCGAGCATGGTGCCGACCGTGCGGTTGATGTTGCGGATGGCGACCTGGGCGCGCACCGGCTGGGCGTCGGTCGCCGAGTCGGCGGCCAGGGCGTCGGCGGCGAGCTTGATGAGCTCGTTGTCGAGCGCCTTCTCCAGGCCGTGGTCCTGCTCGATGACCTGGTGCAGCGGGGCGCCCTCGGGCAGCTCGGGCACGTAGAAGAGCGGGGACAGGTCCAGGCCCTGCGCCTTCCAGTGGTCGACCGCGCGGGTCACGTCGAGGGTCTCGGCGTGGCCGACGGCCTCCTCGATGGAGCGGAAGCCCAGCTCGGCGAGGATCTCACGGACCTCTTCGGCGATGAACTTGAAGAAGTTCACGACGTACTCGGCCTTGCCGGTGAACCGGTCGCGGAGCGTCGGGTTCTGGGTGGCGATGCCGACCGGGCAGGTGTCCAGGTGGCAGACGCGCATCATGACGCAGCCGGAGACGACGAGCGGCGCGGTCGCGAAACCGAACTCCTCGGCGCCGAGCAGCGCGGCGATGACGACGTCACGGCCGGTCTTGAGCTGGCCGTCGGTCTGCACGACGATGCGGTCGCGCAGGCCGTTGAGCAGCAGGGTCTGCTGGGTCTCGGCGAGGCCGAGCTCCCAGGGACCGCCGGCGTGCTTGAGCGACGTCAGCGGCGAGGCGCCCGTACCGCCGTCGTGACCCGAGATCAGGACGACGTCCGCGTGGGCCTTCGACACACCGGCCGCGACCGTGCCGACGCCGACCTCCGAGACCAGCTTCACGTG includes:
- a CDS encoding glycoside hydrolase family 113 codes for the protein MRRTTARRRVVAAAAAAALLAAAGCTTTGASDDRKPAAPLRGITLPSWYRTDYDSPAAPRYLQDIKATGARWVTFTPTWYQRHRSDTEMHRTEETASDASLRRIVRRAHRLGLQVMLKPHVDLPGDGDRAEIRPRDRAAWFTSYRRFITHYADLAADTGVEQFAVGTELAGVSGDREAWTRVIAAVRDRYDGTLTYAANYDEYAKVRFWTRLDLIGIDAYWPLAEKPTTDVGRLRRAWQPITEELAAFAERYDRRVLFTEAGYVSQRGATTAPYAWDLSDHTGDAEQAAAYRALLETFTGRRWWAGVCWWMWDDWPDSGETPAKLAYSPHGKPAEAVLREEWGT
- a CDS encoding calcium-binding protein, producing the protein MTLRGRRLIGLALALALAAIVAITVSQCQGDDSPPPKPWIDGTTHGRWLSVFNGMGTNHGDDSSLTLSPMAAEDPGTTHAGLVVSTAVYTDVRYEARMRTVKQLRSPKPNPWEVPWLVWAYTDPEHFYYITLKPNGWELGKRDPAYPGGQRFLATGRTQYPVGPWYDVRVEQRGAALSVAVDGTPLVKFTDAELPYDEGRVGAYSEDATVEFEGLEASSG
- a CDS encoding glutamate synthase subunit beta, with the translated sequence MADPKGFLNHGREVAKSRPVDVRLKDWNEVYVPGSLLPIISKQASRCMDCGIPFCHNGCPLGNLIPEWNDYAYREDWAAASERLHATNNFPEFTGRLCPAPCEAACVLGINQPPVTIKNVEVSIIDKAWDTGDVAPQIPERLSGKTVAVIGSGPAGLAAAQQLTRAGHTVAVYERADRIGGLLRYGIPEFKMEKRHINRRIEQMRAEGTRFRTGIEIGRDLKATDLKKRYDAVVIAAGATTARDLPVPGRELKGIYQAMEYLPLANKVQEGDYVTAPISAEGKHVVVIGGGDTGADCVGTAHRQGAASVTQLEIMPRPGDERNAGQPWPTFPMLYKVTSAHEEGGERVYSVSTTHFEGDEDGNVQWLHLTEVEFIDGKLTPKPGTERKIPAQLVTLAMGFTGTDRENGLVDQFGLELDERGNIARDADFQTNVPGVFVAGDAGRGQSLIVWAIAEGRSAARGTDRFLTGTSDLPAPIRPTDRALMV
- a CDS encoding DUF2334 domain-containing protein, which encodes MNRVDLKGWAKAQLKADDARHDKARAKTSATTLSTTAVFPARTATTVTRQAALLRAADAEVAAAADPSTLVLYDTAGPYGQLGELYAMAAANLAGHFGTVTAKPVQQYTAGLVDTYTAVIYIGSTYYCCDVPDAIPAAFYQDAATTTKPVLWMGANIWNMANSVGVAQFTQKYGWDPTTSYYEDGGSIGTVTQVAYKNQALTRKIPAGQDGGVLRPNVLTGPGYPAVTRLAEGLDTSNGHTFGWAVRSSNLTYIGEIPFAYVSESDRIIALEDLLFDALAPATAERHRALLRLEDISPDSDPAELRATADYLKSQNIPYGINVIPVYKDPNGTYNNGVPQTITLAQRPQVVSALKYMLARGAVLMDHGYTHQYGNVANPYNGVTGDDFEFYRAHVDASDNVVYDGPVAEDSTVWAQGRVTSALAAFAAVGLPKPTLWTTPHYAGSATDYKAISANFAARLERSLYFSGTLSGNSAGPNVFIGQFFPYVVKDVYGTKVLPENIGNYEPDAFNNHPPRLPADLIASAKANLAVRDGFASFFYHPYYPTQPLKDTVDGIKALGYTFVSPTSL
- the wecB gene encoding non-hydrolyzing UDP-N-acetylglucosamine 2-epimerase; this encodes MSTPPTTMPVHAMLVLGTRPEAIKLAPVARAMAAGPQFEPIVVTTGQHREMLHQMLGMLGVDVRIALDVMRTRQQLSDLTARLVRELGTVLREQRPDLVVVQGDTTTALAGALAAFYEKIPVAHVEAGLRTGVIDNPFPEELNRSLIGRIARWHFAPTPAAARHLTDEGVPDEQVFITGNTVIDNLLWVLAEGSGTSAFGTDDNACPARDGDMIRRAGPKRILVTLHRRENQGERMRGMGRALTRLARRGDVEIVLPLHKSPAVRDALLPELDGQRGVKLVEPLDYLDFAATLAECDLVLTDSGGIQEEAPSLAKPSLVLRTTTERPEAVEAGAARLIGTDPDAIVTWAERLLDDPVEYRRMATAGNPFGDGEAARRILGQLAEDFAADVPVGLTTSGPYSTA
- a CDS encoding glycosyltransferase family 2 protein; the protein is MAGCYNTSLFLLSRRRIRRSRTDRRDRFYVFLLACLNEEKVLSESLERITSLPARNFMALVIDDGSDDRTFQVARAADPSLVHVHRRTPPNCRKGKGAALNDGVRHLRASGLLGGHDPADVVLCVVDADGRLDPHVVQSVDPYFDDPRTGAVQVCVRMYNRHLGLLARMQDMEFVVYGDVFQSARRYIGSVGMGGNGQFMRLSALDTLDGDGPWSDSLTEDLDLGVRLIAKGWTNQHCTTAAVSQQAVLSLRRLIRQRSRWFQGHLQSAGLVPLILRDVPTKAAVDLLYHLSSPVLILLTSLLPLSFLVAFGATVVASVQVGHPLVSPMWLLGPYLLSFTAAYAYGYVYAKRERELGLVRSVLLAHVFVFYGYIWFAAGWWGFWRMLTGQRGWLKTART